In Haliotis asinina isolate JCU_RB_2024 chromosome 15, JCU_Hal_asi_v2, whole genome shotgun sequence, the sequence GGAGATCAGGAGGGCCACATACGGGTCCACTCTGCAGGGTCCCGAGAGGTCAGGTGGGGTGAACATACGCTTGCCAACCCCCGCCCCTCCCCAGCCGTTTGTCTGTGCCCACTGTGCCTTGGACTGTCTAAAGTCTTGCA encodes:
- the LOC137265994 gene encoding uncharacterized protein isoform X2; amino-acid sequence: MAHVGVVYKAAVLLMASLLVVQDFRQSKAQWAQTNGWGGAGVGKRMFTPPDLSGPCRVDPYVALLISRLAKIEAERLRNCDLSSAYQADDSK